A genomic region of Magnolia sinica isolate HGM2019 chromosome 6, MsV1, whole genome shotgun sequence contains the following coding sequences:
- the LOC131249490 gene encoding uncharacterized protein LOC131249490: protein MEAYRSWMQIQTATDAMMCRGFSITLTGSAWCWYHQLKPNSIGSFVELSRSFLTQFISGKKSRKPNTHLFTIKQELKESLKDYIARFNEKALQVEGYDDKMMLSAMFSGLKEKKFAFSIGKNPPKTLAELITKAQKYTNDNEFSNARKNVQVTEPTGKEKRPRNEEPQMPSKGPDDRAPHDRHLRRKSEGKFHSYTPLNTSTEHILLDIRGHKLLN, encoded by the coding sequence ATGGAGGCTTATCGTTCATGGATGCAAATCCAGACAGCGACGGACGCGATGATGTGCAGAGGATTTTCAATCACACTCACAGGATCCGCTTGGTGTTGGTACCACCAGCTCAAACCCAACTCTATTGGATCCTTCGTAGAGCTTAGCCGATCATttcttacccaattcataagcggtaagaagagtcggaaacCAAACACCCATCTGTTCACTATCAAACAAGAGCTAAAGGAATCATTGAAAGACTACATCGCTCGTTTCAATGAAAAAGCATTACAGGTGGAGGGCTATGACGACAAGATGATGCTCTCTGCGATGTTCAGTGGTCTAAAAGAGAAAAAGTTTGCATTCTCCATCGGGAAGAATCCTCCGAAGACATTAGCCGAGCTCATCACTAAAGCTCAAAAGTACACTAACGATAACGAATTCTCCAACGCCCGTAAGAATGTTCAAGTAACAGAGCCGACTGGCAAAGAGAAGAGGCCAAGAAACGAAGAACCTCAGATGCCCAGCAAAGGGCCAGATGACCGCGCTCCCCACGACCGTCATCTAAGAAGGAAATCAGAGGGTAAATTCCATTCTTACACCCCTCTCAACACATCCACCGAGCATATTTTACTGGACATCCGAGGGCATAAGCTTCTGAATTGA
- the LOC131249491 gene encoding uncharacterized protein LOC131249491 — MTITNHKVYRIRLGIPRSHLRPIKTPLYGFAGEKVISEGAISLPVTVGEGQHQVTLMVDFLIINVPSVHNIILRRPSLNAMRAVISTYHLMMKFPTEGGTGYLRGDQHESRRCYAIVVKKGSVKQAFTVNILDPRGPTEDSPVEDLEKVPFDEADPSKIVQLRTSLSSEQWSEMLTFLQRHKDVFAWSHRDMARISPDVMVHRLNADPDCKPVKQKRRPFDAERYEAIADKVSILLDVGFTEEVHYPDWIANVVLVKKANGKWRVYVDYLDLNKACPNDSFSLPRIDQLVDSTVGHELLSFLDAYSGYNQIAMHPPEKQKTTFVTDKGLYYYRVMSFGLKNAGATYQRLVNQMFAKQIGHTMEVYIDDMLVKSIKASDHLADLWKTFTILREY; from the coding sequence ATGACCATTACCAACCACAAGGTGTACCGCATCAGACTGGGGATTCCAAGGTCACACCTCCGACCGATAAAGACCCCCCTGTACGGCTTTGCTGGAGAAAAGGTAATCTCTgaaggagccatctccctccccgtGACCGTgggagaaggacaacatcaagtCACCCTCATGGTGGACTTCCTCATTATCAATGTGCCATCAGTGCATAACATCATTCTGCGTAGACCTTCTCTCAATGCAATGAGGGCAGTCATCTCCACCTATCATCTAATGATGAAGTTTCCCACCGAGGGCGGAACAGGTTACCTCCGAGGTGATCAGCATGAATCTCGAAGATGTTATGCTATAGTAGTAAAAAAAGGGTCCGTGAAACAAGCATTCACTGTCAACATCCTAGATCCCAGAGGACCCACAGAGGACTCACCGGTGGAAGACTTGGAGAAAGTACCATTCGATGAAGCAGACCCGAGCAAGATCGTTCAGCTCAGAACTTCATTAAGTTCTGAACAGTGGTCCGAAATGTTAACTTTCCTACAACGACATAAGGATGTCTTTGCGTGGTCGCATAGGGATATGGCCAGGATCTCCCCGGATGTCATGGTCCACAGGCTGAATGCAGACCCAGATTGCAAACCCGTGAAACAAAAGAGGAGACCGTTCGATGCCGAGCGGTACGAAGCCATAGCCGACAAAGTCTCCATCCTGCTTGACGTTGGCTTCACAGAAGAGGTACATTATCCCGATTGGATCGCAAACGTGGTCCTCGTCAAGAAAGCCAATGGGaaatggcgggtctatgtagattaCTTGGATTTGAACAAGGCATGTCCGAATGATAGCTTCTCGTTGCCTCGGATCGATCAGCTGGTAGATAGCACAGTGGGGCACGAACTACTTTCCTTCCTGGATGCTTACTCTGGGTATAACCAGATCGCTATGCATCCTCCAGAGAAgcagaagactaccttcgtcACTGACAAGGGACTCTATTATTACCGGGTCATGTCATTTGGCCTGAAAAACGCTGGGGCCACGTATCAAAGGTTGGTGAATCAAATGTTTGCCAAACAAATTGGGCATACTATGGAAGTGTACATCGATGATATGCTTGTAAAGAGCATCAAGGCGTCCGATCACTTGGCAGATCTCTGGAAAACTTTCACTATCCTCCGAGAATACTAG